A single Rhodothermales bacterium DNA region contains:
- a CDS encoding T9SS type A sorting domain-containing protein: MYIRIVVLLLVVAASPSQGQTVIFVDADANGTNDGSSWADAYVSLRDALLVGRAGTEVWVAEGVYTPDVGALVTVGDRSASFDLAVPIAVYGGFSGSESSREERDWQAHPTILSGDLAGNDPDTLTVGDTFTEDNSNNVVVVSSSFRTEAPTLDGVTVTGGRAVAQPGDGGGIRIESGAHASLVRVTVERNYAGGWGGGIAAFGTLDLRDSTVRENRSGVGRRGVGGGIAVSFNALEAPAPPNPVEFRRVTVADNRTGGCGGGLWLQVPSQPGLAFPFMAQLTDVFFRGNASEDTGGGACLTGGGDWHAFHAIAMVNARFVGNESGSEGSAGLLVEMTSAAVHNSLFKDNEIVVPNRERPGAIGVIEQAGLDLTQATVVDNIGVNAHALMVSTSNVRIANSIIWGHEGPSNGVVVRDASSLVVQSSLVQGGLPAGATGSNILDQSPRFAPSAEPDQFGLRLAADSPGVDAGNTALIGTDITDLDNDELVDEQLPFDLAGVERIKGAGVDLGAYEYHGPLASDGLPSGPRSACKIQPPAPNPTDGHTSITVHLAAPAAGGELEVWDVLGRKHDMGLNRLGGDLEHILVLDAYSLAAGLYFVRLSHQSVYQCAVGLVVQR; encoded by the coding sequence ATGTACATTCGGATCGTGGTGCTGCTGCTGGTCGTTGCGGCCAGCCCGAGTCAGGGGCAGACCGTGATTTTTGTGGATGCCGACGCCAACGGAACAAATGACGGTTCCTCGTGGGCGGATGCTTATGTCTCGTTGCGGGACGCTCTCCTGGTGGGGCGAGCTGGAACCGAAGTTTGGGTTGCCGAGGGGGTGTATACGCCCGATGTCGGGGCACTTGTCACGGTAGGTGACAGATCGGCTTCATTCGACCTGGCTGTGCCGATCGCCGTCTATGGAGGTTTCAGTGGGAGCGAATCGTCGCGAGAGGAACGTGACTGGCAAGCCCACCCGACCATACTCTCAGGGGACCTGGCCGGAAACGACCCTGACACCCTAACTGTAGGGGATACGTTCACTGAGGACAACTCGAACAACGTGGTCGTGGTGTCGAGCTCGTTCCGGACGGAGGCACCTACCTTGGATGGTGTTACAGTCACTGGCGGAAGGGCCGTGGCGCAGCCGGGTGACGGGGGCGGTATAAGGATCGAATCCGGAGCCCACGCCTCGCTGGTGCGGGTCACCGTAGAACGCAACTACGCGGGGGGCTGGGGAGGGGGTATCGCTGCCTTTGGCACGCTCGATTTGAGGGATTCAACTGTACGGGAGAACAGATCCGGGGTCGGGCGTCGGGGAGTGGGCGGCGGCATCGCAGTGAGCTTCAATGCGCTCGAAGCTCCCGCCCCCCCCAACCCCGTAGAGTTTCGCCGGGTCACCGTCGCAGACAACAGGACCGGAGGGTGCGGTGGTGGTCTTTGGCTACAAGTTCCGAGCCAGCCTGGACTTGCTTTCCCATTCATGGCTCAGCTCACCGATGTGTTCTTCCGCGGAAACGCCTCCGAGGACACAGGGGGCGGTGCATGTTTGACCGGGGGCGGTGACTGGCACGCTTTTCATGCAATCGCGATGGTCAACGCCAGATTTGTTGGCAACGAATCCGGGAGCGAGGGCTCGGCGGGTCTCCTTGTTGAAATGACGTCAGCCGCGGTTCACAACAGCTTGTTCAAGGACAACGAAATCGTCGTGCCAAACCGCGAGAGACCTGGAGCTATCGGCGTGATCGAGCAGGCAGGGCTGGACCTGACGCAAGCAACGGTTGTCGACAACATAGGCGTCAACGCTCACGCCCTAATGGTATCTACCTCCAATGTTCGGATTGCCAACAGCATTATCTGGGGGCACGAGGGGCCCAGCAACGGAGTGGTCGTTCGAGACGCATCTAGTCTTGTCGTGCAAAGTAGCTTGGTTCAAGGAGGCCTCCCGGCTGGCGCGACGGGTTCGAACATCCTCGATCAGTCCCCGCGCTTCGCGCCCTCGGCTGAGCCCGACCAGTTTGGGCTACGTCTCGCGGCCGATTCTCCCGGAGTTGATGCGGGCAACACAGCACTCATCGGCACTGACATCACTGACCTCGACAACGACGAACTGGTCGACGAGCAACTGCCTTTCGACCTCGCGGGCGTAGAGCGAATCAAGGGGGCGGGAGTTGACTTGGGTGCCTACGAATACCATGGCCCACTTGCTTCGGATGGGCTGCCGAGCGGGCCTCGGTCGGCATGCAAGATCCAGCCGCCGGCCCCCAACCCCACCGATGGACACACCTCCATTACTGTGCATCTCGCGGCGCCAGCCGCTGGCGGAGAGCTCGAGGTCTGGGACGTGCTTGGACGCAAACACGATATGGGCCTAAATCGCCTCGGTGGAGACCTCGAGCACATTCTGGTTCTCGACGCCTATTCGCTCGCAGCCGGACTCTACTTTGTTCGACTGAGCCATCAGTCAGTTTACCAATGCGCGGTCGGGCTGGTAGTCCAGCGTTGA
- a CDS encoding YifB family Mg chelatase-like AAA ATPase: MLSSVWSGAVVGVDAVPVEIETHIRSGLPGYAVVGLPQATVRESRERVLSAMRSSGFKVPRGTITVSMAPADLRKEGASFDLPLALGLMAADEEAEELRHALAGCVLAGELALDGRLRPVRGILPIAEMAADREQRIVVAVENLAEARQVARVRAFGARGLAEALGVVLERTGGAEAAVGAADADESRADLHDVRGQVMCKRALEIAAVGGHHILLTGPPGSGKTMLARRLPGLLPPCDPEERLEVLRVHSVAGLPAPGEQRPFRAPHHSISRAGLIGGGNPPQPGEVSLASRGVLFLDEFPEFRRDAIESLRQPLEEGYVHIRRVRYSVTFPATFMLVASMNPCPCGHAGDPERCLCDPLVVSRYRQRVSGPLLDRMDLIVEVPAVRFGDFGGPSGDSSAQVRERVLEARAFKGTYGAKIPALAELSGPCAEMLEAAVTKGGLSARGLTRVLRVARSIADLAWSRELRREHLGEALQFRG; encoded by the coding sequence ATGCTCTCCTCTGTCTGGAGTGGGGCGGTGGTCGGAGTGGACGCCGTGCCGGTGGAAATTGAAACGCACATCCGCAGCGGGCTGCCGGGCTATGCCGTGGTCGGACTGCCGCAGGCGACCGTGCGCGAGAGCCGTGAGCGGGTGTTGAGTGCGATGCGGTCCTCGGGGTTCAAGGTGCCGCGCGGTACCATCACCGTCTCCATGGCCCCGGCGGACCTCCGCAAGGAGGGTGCGTCTTTTGATCTACCGCTGGCACTCGGGTTGATGGCGGCTGATGAGGAGGCTGAAGAGCTTAGGCACGCGCTTGCAGGGTGTGTGTTGGCCGGTGAGTTGGCGCTGGACGGGCGGCTGCGGCCGGTCCGGGGCATTCTGCCCATCGCAGAAATGGCGGCTGATCGCGAGCAACGCATCGTTGTGGCAGTGGAGAACCTTGCAGAAGCCCGACAGGTGGCGCGCGTGCGTGCTTTTGGTGCGCGTGGGCTGGCCGAGGCGCTGGGTGTGGTGCTGGAGCGCACGGGGGGCGCAGAGGCAGCCGTGGGTGCGGCCGATGCCGATGAGTCCCGTGCGGATCTGCACGACGTACGGGGCCAGGTCATGTGCAAGCGGGCTCTGGAGATCGCTGCCGTGGGAGGACATCACATTCTGCTGACGGGGCCGCCAGGGTCCGGCAAGACCATGCTCGCACGCAGGCTTCCGGGGCTGCTTCCGCCATGCGATCCTGAGGAGCGTCTGGAGGTGCTGCGGGTGCACTCCGTAGCCGGTTTGCCGGCGCCGGGAGAGCAGCGCCCCTTCCGGGCACCGCATCATTCCATTTCGCGGGCCGGCCTGATCGGGGGCGGGAATCCTCCTCAGCCCGGCGAAGTGTCCCTGGCCAGCCGCGGGGTGCTGTTCCTGGACGAGTTTCCCGAATTTCGCCGGGACGCCATCGAAAGCCTGCGTCAGCCGTTGGAGGAGGGGTACGTGCATATCCGTCGCGTGCGGTACTCGGTGACTTTTCCAGCCACGTTCATGCTGGTCGCAAGCATGAATCCCTGTCCCTGCGGGCATGCAGGGGACCCCGAACGCTGCCTCTGTGATCCGCTGGTGGTATCGCGTTATCGCCAGAGGGTCAGCGGACCGCTGCTGGACCGCATGGACCTGATTGTGGAGGTGCCGGCCGTCCGGTTTGGCGATTTCGGTGGGCCCAGCGGGGACAGCAGTGCTCAGGTGCGCGAGCGGGTGCTGGAGGCGCGGGCGTTCAAGGGGACGTACGGCGCAAAAATTCCGGCTCTGGCGGAGCTGTCCGGGCCATGTGCGGAAATGTTGGAGGCGGCGGTGACCAAGGGCGGGCTATCGGCACGCGGGTTGACGCGAGTGCTCCGTGTGGCGCGGTCCATCGCGGATCTGGCGTGGAGCCGGGAGCTGCGACGCGAGCATCTTGGGGAGGCGTTGCAGTTTCGCGGGTGA
- a CDS encoding 4Fe-4S binding protein, whose protein sequence is MSDRLDPTFAMASGPPEARWRVPAVLTAFAVLLILVFVFGVWPFNGGSTLVAAICLLGAAAAIADRPTGDPLSGSRWGKGLVFGGLALGVLTLIGLNQAIPAEILFWLTTGAVCVGTVLIARARYGHGPAGIRNHDTFFTPMLSRGAVAWVAAVVLTGFYVLLYWFPGTLEGLIRTMDPLSYVMRGQAADQWFMYGTLYSLAVLVMGIRALYRYRHDRYQKWRTVSVILAQGVLAYIIPQMLVLFNEPEFYFSYFWPLKPEYLWPGDFGNGWIWNHPGRLGRFMVIWGAVVAIVGVPVLTYFFGKRWYCSWVCGCGCLAETAGDPYRHLADSSVRSWQIERWMIHGVLVIVTVGTVLLWANSAMEGGLLGSFSGSYARVYGFLFGSVWAGVIGVGFYPLMGARVWCRYGCPQAAILGILQRFYSRFRITTNGGQCISCGNCTTYCEMGIDVRWYAQRGQNIIRASCVGCGMCASVCPRGVLKLENSSRDGRYNGPVLITSDEVDVLEEDWAASVSWK, encoded by the coding sequence ATGAGTGATCGTCTGGACCCCACGTTCGCCATGGCCTCGGGCCCCCCGGAGGCACGCTGGCGCGTGCCGGCCGTGCTGACGGCGTTCGCGGTGCTGCTGATTCTAGTGTTCGTGTTCGGCGTCTGGCCGTTCAACGGGGGCTCGACGCTGGTCGCGGCGATCTGCCTTTTGGGCGCCGCAGCGGCAATAGCCGACCGCCCTACGGGTGACCCGCTATCCGGGTCGCGCTGGGGCAAGGGACTGGTGTTTGGCGGTCTGGCGCTCGGCGTCTTGACGCTGATTGGCCTCAATCAGGCCATTCCAGCCGAGATTCTATTCTGGCTAACCACCGGAGCGGTGTGTGTCGGCACGGTGCTCATCGCCCGTGCCCGCTATGGTCATGGGCCGGCAGGCATCCGCAATCACGACACCTTCTTTACTCCGATGCTGTCCCGTGGGGCAGTGGCGTGGGTCGCCGCCGTGGTGCTGACCGGGTTCTACGTGCTGCTGTACTGGTTTCCGGGTACGCTGGAAGGTCTGATCCGCACCATGGACCCGCTCAGCTACGTCATGCGTGGGCAGGCGGCCGATCAGTGGTTCATGTACGGCACGCTGTACAGCCTGGCCGTACTGGTGATGGGCATTCGCGCGCTGTATCGCTACCGGCACGACCGCTATCAGAAGTGGCGTACGGTGAGCGTGATTCTGGCGCAGGGTGTGCTGGCGTACATCATCCCGCAGATGCTGGTGCTCTTTAATGAGCCAGAGTTCTACTTCTCGTATTTCTGGCCGCTGAAGCCTGAATACCTGTGGCCCGGCGACTTCGGGAACGGCTGGATCTGGAACCATCCCGGCAGGCTGGGTCGGTTCATGGTGATTTGGGGTGCGGTTGTGGCCATTGTCGGTGTGCCGGTGCTCACCTATTTCTTCGGCAAGCGCTGGTACTGCTCCTGGGTATGCGGCTGTGGCTGTTTGGCTGAGACCGCCGGTGATCCGTACCGGCATCTGGCGGATTCCAGCGTGCGCTCCTGGCAGATCGAGCGGTGGATGATCCACGGTGTGCTCGTGATCGTGACCGTGGGGACCGTGCTTCTGTGGGCGAACTCGGCGATGGAAGGAGGGCTTCTGGGTTCCTTCTCGGGCTCCTATGCCCGGGTGTACGGTTTCCTGTTCGGGTCGGTGTGGGCGGGCGTGATCGGCGTCGGCTTCTACCCGCTCATGGGCGCGCGTGTTTGGTGCAGGTACGGCTGTCCCCAGGCTGCGATTCTGGGCATTCTCCAGCGCTTCTACTCCCGCTTTCGCATCACCACGAACGGCGGACAGTGCATCTCCTGCGGCAACTGCACGACCTATTGCGAGATGGGCATCGACGTGCGCTGGTACGCGCAGCGTGGTCAGAACATCATCCGGGCCTCCTGCGTGGGCTGCGGCATGTGCGCAAGCGTATGCCCCCGCGGCGTGCTGAAACTGGAGAATTCCTCGCGCGATGGGCGTTACAACGGGCCGGTACTGATCACCTCGGACGAAGTGGATGTGCTGGAGGAAGACTGGGCGGCGAGCGTGAGCTGGAAGTAG
- a CDS encoding NAD(P)/FAD-dependent oxidoreductase, translating into MHIVIVGNGITGVTAARMVRKRSDHAITIVSGESDYHYARTALMYIYMGDLRYEDTKPYPDDFWSRNRIQLVRDHATRVDAEAQELHLASGERIRYDRLLLATGSKPNRFGWPGEHAAGVQGLYSLDDLTRMAASTVDVEHAAVVGGGLIGVEMAEMLASRGIHTTFLVREQRYMDYIFCPQESEVVEQAIRAHDVDLELGAELESIHTGDGHRAESVRMKDGRTLPAGFVGLAVGVSPRTDLAEASGLETGRGIFVDRSFQTSAPHVFAAGDCAEFRDPLPGRKAVEQLWYTGRSHGRQVAAGLLGEPAAYRPPLFFNSAKFFDLEYQTYGVIGPDEPEQHIISDGHRLVRIASSRGVVKGVNGLGVRLRQNVWSHWLRTRARLDEVLADFDRCLFDPEFSQALKVTA; encoded by the coding sequence ATGCACATCGTCATTGTCGGAAACGGGATCACCGGTGTAACGGCCGCTCGCATGGTGCGCAAGCGGTCGGACCATGCCATCACCATCGTCTCCGGCGAGTCCGATTACCACTACGCGCGCACAGCGCTCATGTACATCTACATGGGCGATCTGCGGTACGAAGACACCAAGCCATACCCGGACGATTTCTGGTCCCGCAACCGGATCCAGTTGGTGCGCGACCACGCGACACGAGTCGATGCCGAAGCACAGGAACTGCATCTGGCCTCGGGGGAGCGCATCCGGTACGACCGGCTGCTCCTGGCGACAGGCTCCAAGCCCAACCGATTTGGCTGGCCGGGAGAGCACGCCGCTGGGGTGCAGGGGCTCTATTCGCTCGACGATCTGACCCGCATGGCCGCCTCGACCGTGGACGTGGAGCACGCCGCGGTGGTGGGCGGCGGGCTGATCGGCGTTGAGATGGCTGAGATGCTGGCCTCCCGGGGCATCCACACCACCTTCCTGGTCCGGGAGCAGCGCTACATGGACTACATCTTCTGCCCGCAGGAGTCCGAGGTGGTGGAGCAGGCCATCCGCGCGCATGACGTGGATCTGGAGCTCGGTGCCGAGTTGGAATCCATCCACACGGGCGATGGGCACCGTGCCGAATCCGTGCGCATGAAGGACGGTCGCACACTGCCGGCTGGATTTGTGGGCCTCGCAGTGGGCGTGTCTCCGCGCACCGACCTCGCGGAGGCCTCGGGGCTCGAGACAGGGCGTGGAATCTTCGTTGATAGATCGTTCCAAACGTCTGCGCCCCATGTGTTTGCGGCAGGGGATTGCGCCGAGTTTCGGGACCCACTTCCGGGGCGAAAGGCCGTGGAACAGTTGTGGTACACCGGCCGCAGTCACGGGCGGCAGGTGGCCGCAGGACTGCTTGGTGAACCTGCGGCGTACCGACCGCCGCTCTTTTTCAACTCGGCCAAATTCTTCGACCTGGAATACCAGACCTACGGGGTGATCGGCCCCGACGAACCGGAGCAGCACATCATTTCAGACGGCCATCGGCTGGTGCGCATCGCCAGCTCGAGAGGGGTGGTGAAAGGCGTAAACGGTCTGGGCGTACGCCTGCGACAAAACGTCTGGAGCCACTGGTTACGCACCAGGGCGCGCCTCGATGAGGTGCTCGCAGACTTCGATCGATGCCTGTTCGATCCTGAATTCTCTCAGGCGCTGAAGGTGACGGCATGA
- a CDS encoding NAD(+)/NADH kinase, protein MVFGITGNTSKGLIWEPIARLVRYLKETDRYYRIHDDIARGLVERDLIEVDDANVAGAAPLASACTVVLSFGGDGTLLNTAHEIGNRETPVLGVNLGRLGFLASLEEGDLEPAIHNLEAGNYKVEKRMVLEAHCDGLELPFQWALNEFVIQRPGDRSLLAIDVKVDDTRLNTYWSDGLIMATPTGSTAYNLAAGGPIVVPTSQTIIMTPLAAHTLTVRPVVLPGGVTIEASVLDGEPFVFMSDGRSTMIEDGRVHLSIRRAKHTVNLIQMPEHHFFRTLRTKLMWGARKG, encoded by the coding sequence ATGGTATTCGGGATCACGGGAAACACGTCCAAGGGGCTCATCTGGGAGCCCATCGCCCGCCTCGTCCGCTATCTGAAAGAGACCGACAGGTACTATCGCATCCACGACGACATCGCCCGTGGATTGGTGGAGCGGGATCTGATCGAGGTCGATGACGCAAATGTTGCTGGGGCCGCACCCCTGGCGTCCGCCTGCACGGTAGTCTTGTCCTTTGGAGGTGACGGGACGCTGCTAAACACCGCGCACGAAATCGGAAACCGCGAAACGCCCGTGCTGGGGGTGAATCTGGGCCGCCTGGGTTTTCTCGCCAGTCTCGAGGAAGGCGACCTGGAGCCGGCCATCCACAACCTGGAGGCCGGCAATTACAAGGTGGAGAAGCGCATGGTGCTCGAGGCGCACTGCGACGGCCTTGAACTCCCCTTTCAATGGGCGCTGAACGAGTTCGTGATCCAGCGTCCGGGGGATCGATCACTGCTGGCCATCGACGTCAAGGTCGATGACACCCGACTGAACACCTACTGGTCCGATGGGCTGATCATGGCCACGCCAACCGGATCGACGGCATACAACCTGGCGGCGGGCGGCCCCATTGTCGTGCCGACCAGCCAGACCATCATCATGACGCCTCTCGCTGCACACACACTGACGGTCCGTCCGGTGGTGTTGCCCGGCGGAGTGACCATCGAGGCGAGCGTGCTGGACGGCGAGCCGTTTGTCTTCATGAGCGATGGGCGGAGTACCATGATCGAGGATGGACGGGTGCATCTGAGCATTCGAAGGGCAAAGCACACCGTGAACCTTATCCAGATGCCCGAGCATCACTTCTTTCGCACGCTGAGGACGAAGCTGATGTGGGGGGCGCGTAAAGGGTAG
- a CDS encoding helix-turn-helix transcriptional regulator encodes MSSTKSQTGSPKTRHLDDVINQKTTLGGRLRHARESQGIIQQDMADELGMSKRHYIRHEKDQVVPSRTTVEKIANMTKVGVEWLLHGVGSMSEVASPEISDLVTSVSLTYRAGGKRMDVAPGEKGLYVSSKNRIIVENASGMTILRFDPSE; translated from the coding sequence ATGTCAAGTACAAAGTCACAAACTGGATCGCCCAAGACGCGCCACCTGGACGACGTCATAAACCAGAAGACCACGCTTGGAGGAAGGCTCCGGCACGCGCGGGAGTCTCAGGGCATCATTCAGCAGGACATGGCCGACGAGCTTGGCATGTCGAAGCGTCACTACATACGCCACGAGAAGGATCAGGTCGTTCCGTCTCGCACTACCGTGGAGAAGATCGCCAATATGACCAAGGTTGGCGTTGAGTGGCTCCTCCATGGCGTGGGCAGCATGTCGGAAGTGGCTTCGCCGGAGATTTCCGACTTGGTGACATCGGTGTCACTTACATACCGGGCAGGCGGCAAGCGGATGGATGTCGCGCCGGGCGAGAAGGGCCTCTACGTGAGCAGCAAGAACCGAATCATCGTGGAGAACGCGTCTGGTATGACCATTTTGCGATTCGATCCCTCGGAATAG
- a CDS encoding N(4)-(beta-N-acetylglucosaminyl)-L-asparaginase, with product MAALRPRSRREFLKTAAVGGAATAVVPACVQAASEGPVAIATWNHGQDANAAAWPMLMDGASALDAVEAGVRVPEADPTVTTVGYGGAPDRDGNVTLDACIMDHDGRCGSVAFLQEIKHPISVARQVMERTPHVMLVGAGAQEFAVANGFERENLLTPESEVAWREWQAEQGPERPPINVENHDTIGMLTLDRQGRLAGACTTSGAAYKYHGRVGDSPIIGAGLYVDGAVGGATSTGWGEAVIRSVGCFLVVELMRQGHSPQRACELAVERVIEKNPDWREIQVGFLALNTAGDYGAYCIAPGFNFAVQSPSHDNVLMDSGSALG from the coding sequence ATGGCAGCTTTGCGTCCCCGTTCCCGCCGAGAGTTTCTGAAAACCGCGGCGGTGGGGGGCGCGGCGACGGCAGTCGTGCCTGCCTGCGTGCAGGCGGCCTCCGAAGGCCCGGTGGCGATTGCCACGTGGAACCACGGCCAGGATGCCAATGCGGCAGCGTGGCCAATGCTCATGGACGGTGCGTCTGCACTGGATGCTGTGGAGGCGGGCGTGCGCGTCCCCGAAGCCGATCCGACCGTCACCACCGTGGGTTACGGAGGTGCACCTGACCGGGACGGCAACGTTACGCTGGACGCCTGCATCATGGATCATGACGGGCGATGCGGTTCGGTGGCATTCCTTCAGGAGATCAAGCACCCCATTTCGGTGGCTCGACAGGTCATGGAGCGCACGCCGCACGTCATGCTGGTCGGGGCCGGCGCGCAGGAGTTTGCCGTCGCCAACGGATTCGAGCGGGAGAACCTGCTCACTCCGGAGTCTGAGGTGGCGTGGCGGGAGTGGCAGGCGGAGCAGGGCCCGGAGCGGCCGCCGATCAACGTGGAGAACCACGATACCATCGGCATGCTGACCCTGGATCGTCAGGGGCGACTCGCCGGTGCCTGTACCACCAGCGGAGCGGCGTACAAGTATCACGGCCGTGTGGGGGACTCGCCCATTATCGGCGCAGGTCTCTACGTGGACGGCGCCGTAGGTGGGGCGACCTCAACCGGATGGGGAGAGGCCGTCATCCGCTCGGTAGGGTGTTTTCTGGTGGTCGAGCTCATGCGACAGGGACATTCGCCGCAGCGGGCCTGCGAGCTGGCCGTTGAGCGGGTCATCGAGAAGAACCCGGACTGGCGGGAGATCCAGGTCGGTTTCCTGGCGCTGAACACCGCCGGCGATTACGGCGCGTACTGCATAGCACCTGGATTCAATTTTGCCGTGCAGAGCCCATCGCACGACAATGTGCTGATGGACTCGGGCAGCGCGCTGGGGTAA
- a CDS encoding HAD family hydrolase, translated as MSIDLSRVKALCFDVDGTLADTDDYAVARVANILQRVPLMSARRAARVARQIVMGAESPVNAAYGWLDRMGLDGTLASIKGTNEPLPDDHEPHAMVPDVKEMLDILVKRYPMSTISTGSGPRVEAFLEHYQVRDHFTCVVTAQTTPRMKPFPDPLFHAAKAMGVSPEQCLMIGDTTVDMRTAVAAGAQSVGVLCGFGKEDELRRRGAGLILKTTSDLLGVLCPEDDPLESESAVPETQEEPA; from the coding sequence ATGTCTATTGATTTGTCCCGCGTCAAAGCGCTGTGCTTTGACGTAGACGGTACCCTTGCCGATACCGACGACTACGCCGTCGCGCGCGTTGCCAACATTCTTCAGAGGGTTCCGCTTATGAGTGCGCGTCGCGCCGCCCGGGTGGCGCGACAGATAGTGATGGGCGCCGAGTCGCCGGTGAACGCGGCCTACGGGTGGCTCGATCGCATGGGGCTGGACGGCACGCTGGCTTCGATCAAGGGCACCAACGAGCCCCTTCCGGATGACCACGAGCCGCACGCCATGGTGCCCGACGTGAAGGAAATGCTGGATATCCTCGTGAAGCGGTATCCCATGAGCACGATTTCCACGGGCAGTGGACCTCGGGTAGAGGCCTTTCTTGAGCACTACCAGGTGCGTGATCACTTTACGTGCGTGGTAACGGCGCAGACCACACCCAGGATGAAGCCGTTTCCGGATCCGCTATTTCACGCGGCCAAGGCCATGGGCGTGTCGCCCGAGCAGTGCCTGATGATCGGAGATACTACGGTCGATATGCGCACCGCGGTCGCCGCAGGGGCGCAGTCGGTCGGCGTGTTGTGCGGCTTCGGTAAGGAAGATGAGTTGCGTCGCCGTGGCGCAGGCCTGATTCTCAAGACCACGTCAGACTTGCTCGGCGTGCTCTGCCCGGAGGATGATCCTCTCGAATCGGAGTCCGCCGTTCCGGAAACCCAAGAAGAACCCGCCTGA
- a CDS encoding Gfo/Idh/MocA family oxidoreductase, which yields MPLTRRRFAALAAASPVFFTFPEGLTARGKRSRGPSDTLNFGAIGIRGMGNTNTRSLLRHDGVRCLALCDVDRGVLESRGREVEEATGHRPALYDDYRSLLEHPDLDFVVIGTPDHWHPIMTLDAVDAGLHAYVEKPLANSIGEADVTHAGVRRSGKLVQVGQWQRSSPHWQDAMAFVHSGALGNIRTVKTWAYQGWMKPVPVVQDSAVPMGVNYDAWLGPAAERPFNANRFHFNFRWFWDYAGGLMTDWGVHILDFALLGMNAGFPRSVMASGGKFAYPDDASETPDTLQAVFEFDGFTMLWEHATGIDLGPYRRTHGVAFIGNNGTLVVDRGGWEVIPEEEDDAPLVQVPAIAEYEGSDIDRHTGNFLSAIRESTPLAADIGVGHHVAVVAHMGNVAFKTGRKVHWDRDAWQFRNDEEANRLKAGIPYRDGYVLPSF from the coding sequence ATGCCCCTTACCCGCCGCCGTTTTGCCGCGCTCGCAGCTGCATCGCCCGTTTTCTTCACCTTCCCGGAAGGCCTGACAGCCCGAGGGAAACGCTCCCGCGGTCCATCCGACACGCTCAACTTTGGAGCGATCGGCATTCGGGGCATGGGCAATACCAATACGCGGTCCCTGCTCCGACACGACGGGGTGCGCTGCCTGGCGCTTTGCGACGTGGATCGCGGCGTGCTGGAATCGCGCGGCCGCGAAGTCGAAGAAGCCACGGGGCATCGGCCGGCCCTCTATGACGATTATCGCAGCCTGCTGGAGCACCCGGATCTGGACTTTGTGGTAATCGGCACGCCCGATCACTGGCATCCGATCATGACACTGGATGCGGTCGATGCCGGTCTGCACGCCTACGTGGAAAAGCCGCTCGCCAACTCCATTGGCGAGGCCGACGTCACGCACGCGGGAGTACGTCGGTCCGGGAAACTGGTGCAGGTCGGTCAGTGGCAGCGCAGCAGTCCGCACTGGCAGGACGCGATGGCCTTTGTGCATTCGGGCGCGCTTGGCAACATCCGCACCGTCAAGACATGGGCCTACCAGGGCTGGATGAAGCCGGTGCCGGTGGTGCAGGACTCCGCCGTGCCGATGGGCGTGAACTACGATGCCTGGCTGGGGCCGGCAGCGGAGCGCCCCTTCAACGCAAACCGCTTCCACTTCAATTTCCGCTGGTTCTGGGACTACGCGGGAGGACTCATGACGGACTGGGGGGTGCACATCCTGGACTTTGCCCTGCTCGGCATGAACGCGGGATTCCCCCGCTCCGTCATGGCTTCCGGCGGCAAGTTTGCCTATCCGGACGATGCGTCCGAAACCCCCGATACCCTGCAGGCAGTCTTCGAGTTTGACGGTTTCACGATGCTATGGGAGCACGCCACGGGCATCGACCTCGGGCCGTATCGCCGCACCCACGGCGTGGCCTTCATCGGCAACAATGGCACGCTGGTGGTTGACCGGGGCGGCTGGGAGGTCATCCCTGAAGAGGAGGACGATGCGCCACTGGTCCAGGTGCCCGCCATCGCCGAATACGAAGGCAGCGACATCGACCGGCACACGGGCAACTTTCTGTCGGCCATTCGCGAGTCCACACCGCTGGCCGCGGACATCGGTGTCGGCCACCATGTGGCGGTTGTCGCCCACATGGGCAACGTGGCCTTCAAGACCGGGCGAAAGGTCCACTGGGATCGGGACGCCTGGCAGTTCCGAAATGACGAAGAAGCCAATCGACTGAAAGCCGGTATCCCGTATCGCGACGGCTACGTGCTGCCTAGTTTCTGA